The Lentimicrobium sp. L6 nucleotide sequence TAGAAGATATAAAGACATAGAGTATAATGAAGAGGATGGCAAATGGTATACTGAAATTAGTCGTCAGACCAAAGGTGGTTCCAACGATAATAAATCAGCTCGTTTAGAAGACCAAAGAACCATGACCGGGAAACTAAAAGGTGAACACTTGTTAGGTAATATTAAATTAGACTGGTCTACTTCTTATGCCAAAGCCTCCGAAGAAAGACCAAACGAAAGATATATTTCTTATAATGCAGAAGATGTAGAAGTAATACCCAACTTCACTGACCCAAACAAACCTAGTTTTATGGTTGACCCAGAATATGCCGATTTTAATGCAAACTATGGCTTAAAAGAGCTAACAGAGGAAAACCAATATACCGATGAAATAGATTTAAAAGCCAAGTTAAATCTTGAAATTCCTTTAATGACAGGAGACTTCGAAAACAGAATTAAAGTTGGAGCCAAATACCGTGGTAAAGAAAAGCAAAGAGACAATAACTTCTACGAATATGAACCACTCGATGAAGATTCTTTTAACGCCTTAGCACAGCAAAACCTTATTGACAAAACCAAAGACAATTTCTTAGCCGGAGATTACCAAGCGGGGCACTTTGTTGACAACGAATTCTTAGGAAACCAAAACCTTGGTAACCTCGATTATTTTGACAAGTCCAAAGTGAATGAAGAATTAGCTGGGAATTATAATGCCACAGAAGACATTACTTCGGCTTATATCATGCTCAAGCAAAACTTAGGGAGAAAATTAAAGGCAACAGTTGGGCTTCGTATAGAGAATACCTCTTTAGAATCGCAAGGTTATAGCTATGATGCCGATGAAGATGAACTTACCCAAACTCCTAAAGCTACAGATAGCTATACCAATGTTCTGCCTAACTTACAATTAAAATATTTTCTTGACGATAATCAAATCATTCGTTTTGCATACACTTCAACTCTAGCACGACCAAACTACTACGATTTGGTTCCTTATAGAGAAGTTTATATGGAAGACAATGAAATCAAGATTGGTAACCCTTCTCTTAATCCTACAACTTCTAACAACCTAGACTTAATGTATGAGAATTACTTCAAAAGCATTGGTTTACTTTCTGGAGGATTGTTTTACAAAAGCATTAGTGATTTCATTATTGAAACTGAATTAAGAGATTATGAATTTGAAGGTCATACTTGGGATAAATATTCCAACACAGTAAATGGTGGTGATGCAACCATTTTTGGGGCCGAAATAGCATTCCAAAGACAACTAGATTTTTTACCTGGTGCTCTTAAAGGAATTGGAGTTTATGCCAACTACACCTATATTTATTCAGAAGTAAAGAACTTTGAGATAGAAGGTAGAGAAGATGAAAAACTTTCATTACCTGGAACTCCAGAAAACAATTTAAACGCATCTATTTCTTGGGAACACAAAGGATTTAGCATTAGGGTATCAGCCAATTGGGCTAGTGCTTTCAGAGATTCAGAAGGGATTGGTGAAACAGAGTTTTATGACAAATGGTATGACCAAGTTTTTTACTTAGATATAAATAGCTACTATGCCTTTGCTAAACATTGGAAAATATTTATTGATGCTAGTAATCTAACAAACCAGCCTTTAAGATATTATCAAGGCCATGTAGACAGAATGATGCAAGCCGAATATTATAATACCAGAATAACTGCAGGTATTAAATTCGACATGTTTTTAGATAATGAGTAGATTGAGTTTATCAAAAAGGTCAGTTGTGTGGCTGGCCTTTTTTTAAAAATTTAGAAATGAAAAAAAAATTAAACCTATTAAAATACTCTATGGTGGTTCTATTAAGCATAAATCTGATCAGCTGTGGCTGTAAAAATAATTTCGATGACGAATTTCCCGATGTTTTTGCAAGTTCACAAACCACATCTGTAAGCTCTAAAGGAGATGCAGCAGATGACCCTGCCATATGGTATAATAAAAAGGATGCAAGTAAAAGCACCATTATTGCAACAGATAAACAAAAAGGATTAGGGGTTTATAATTTACATGGCGATTTACTTTCATTTAAAGCGGTGGGTAAGATCAACAATTGTGATGTGCAATATCAGCTAAACATAGGTAATGATCAAATTGATATTATTGGAGGTTCTAACAGAACAGACAATACGGTATCCATTTATCGATACAACAAACAAAACTCATCAGTTGATTCACTTGCCCTCCTCAAAATACCAAGTCTTTCAGAAGAAATATATGGTTTTTGCTTCTACAAGAATCCGGACACTCAAGAAATCTTCAGTATCTCCATTGGAAAAGACGGATTATTGGAACAAAACCTGCTTTACTTTGATGGACAAAGTATCAGATACAAAAATATCAGAAACTATAAATTTGAAAACCAATGCGAAGGTTTAGTCGCCGACCATGAAAATGGAACCCTATTTATTGGAGAGGAAGATTTTGGAATTTGGAAATTAAATCTGCGCAATAGAAACTCTAAAAAAGAATTGGTTTGTGATGCCACTATTGGAAAAGAAATAATGGCTGATGTGGAAGGTCTTAGTATCTATTTTGCAAAAAATGGTGAGGGTTACTTATTAGCATCTAGCCAAGGAAATAATTCTTATGCCATTTTTACAAGAAAGAGCCCACACAAGTATATAGGAAGTTTTAGAATAGGAGAAGGTAAAACCATAGATGGAACCTGCGAAACAGATGGCATTGATGTGATAAACCTTAATATGGGGAATGAATATCCGAATGGCTTCTTTATAGCTCAAGATGGCGAGAACAAATCCAATGGAAAAACTAATACACAAAACTTTAAGTTAGTTCCATGGGAAGATATTGCATTATCAATACAACCTCCTCTTTTAATTGATAATCAACATAAAGGTTTTTAAAAAAGAAACAACATCTGTATCATACCCTTTTGTCAGCTGTCCTCTTCTGGGGGCGGCTTTTTTATTGCAATGGGTTGAAACCCATAGCAATTTAATAAACCTCTAAAACCTCCAACCAAATCAACTTAACAAATTATACAATACTCGTAAAATCAATAACATTCCATTAACACCAGCGAATCACACGATTACTAATTTTGCAAAATACAGTCTCACACGCTATGAAAAAGAAAAAAAACATACTGATCATCAATGCACATCAGTATTATAAAAGTTCTGAAGGAGAACTAAACCAACATTTAGTAGAATTTGCCACCACTATTTTTAAGGAGGCTAATCATAAAGTGAAAATTACAACCATTGATACTGGCTATGACATTGAAGAAGAAGCAGAGAAGCACGAGTGGGCCAACCTCATCATCACTCAAACTCCAGTGTATTGGTTTGCTGGGCCATGGACTTATAAAAAGTATATAGACGAAGTATTTAACAAGTTGATTGAACGACGAAATATCGTGATCAGCGATGGCCGTTCTCGTCACCACAATCAACAATACGGAACAGGAGGAACAGATCATCACAAACAATTTCTACTGTCTTCCACTTGGAACGCTCCTCAAATTGCTTTTGATGATACAGAACAATATCTATTTCAAGGAAAAAGTTTAGATGAAGCGCTTATTGGAATCACATCTGTTTACAAATTCTGTGGATTCGAAATATTACCAGGATTTGCTTGTTTCGATGTGAAAAAAGCACCTCAAATTAGCAACGATTTAATTCGATATAAAAAAATATTAACCAATTTAATTTAAACCAAAAAGAATTTAATATGTCAATTTTTAATTTTGGAAAAACCATAGAAGGCAAATCCTTTAAAGTATTAGAAGAAAGAAACCTTAGAGCCAGTGCAGGTATAATGTTTTTATTGGGTTTGGTAGCTTTTAATCAAGTTTATTTCCGATACAACTATGTTGTTGCAAGCTATGTTTCTGGGTTTTTAATGTTAAATTTCATTATCGGGATATTTATCAACCCGAGGTTTGCACCCACCATGTTTTTGGCTAGATTATTTGTAAGAAAACAAACGCCAATTTATATTGGTGCAGTACAAAAGCGTTTTGCCTGGAGTTTAGGATTAACACTAGCCTCCACCATTTTTATCCTTTCCCTTTTCTTACAAAATGATGTAAGTTATTTTATTCCAGTTTGCGTATTATGTGTTATATGTTTGGTTCTCATCTTTACTGAAATGGCATTTGGGATATGTATTGGTTGCAAACTCTACTATTTAGCTCTTTACTTAAAACTCTTGAAGCAACCAGAAGAAAAGCCAAATTGTATGGGTGATTCTTGTGAGGTATAAATAAAAAAGCAAGGTAGATTAAATCTACCTTGCTTTTAGATAAGTTCCCTATATATTTATTGAACAATTAATGTTTCTGTATAAGTGTACTTCCCTACTTGTATTTTATACAAATAAGCACCACTTTTATAATTACTTACATCCAAAGTTAATTGACCAATTGAACCAGTTAATTTATCTTGGTAAACAACTTCTCCTTCCGTATTTATAATAGAAATATTTGCCTTTTCATATCCTATTGGAAGTTCATAATCAAATGAAGCATAAACATTTGCTGGATTTGGTTTTACAACTACACTTAAGCCAATAGCGGAAGCTATGTCATTTTCCGTATAACTAAAACTCTCAGTTCCCTTATCTGATTTTCCAACCGGAGAAACACAATCACAAAATTCGTCACCATATACAAAGCTTAAAATACTTTGAGCTCCATACTTAGCAGAACCAGTACTGTAGTTTGCATAGTCTGATAATTGTGCTTTATCAGCATTTGAAAGATTAAAAATATTCTTTCCCTGTTGACCTAAACCAATTTGAATATTCATCAAGCCCTTAAAGTCATTAAACGACTGCAAATCATCACCTTCAAGTTCATACAAGCTTGGTATCATATTTAACAAACTAGTTGCAGATGTATAATCTTCTTCATAAAGATAAGTGCCTACAATTTGTTTATCTGATTCTAGTTTTTGAAGATTCCCCAACCAATTTCTCAATTCTACTACATTATATTCTTCTTTATTAATAATTGATTTTACAATAGCTTGGGCCGCTTTATCTTTTAAATCAGCATGCATACTTTGCTGACTAACCAAGGCTGTCTTGGCACTCATTCCTGTTGATATTTGCTTAAGCACATTTATCATATAATCAGGTAAAGGTTGTTCTTTATTTTCCAAATGATCCATCAAATTCTTATTGCGTAACTCATCTGGATTTGCTGATAATATCTCAAATAATACACTCTCTGGTAATACATCAGTTCTATCAGAAGCTTCTTTCAATATATCTTCTGACAAATATGGAGACATCCCTAATAAATTGGCTCTTAACTCCCATGTATCTTGAGGTAGTGCTGCAGCAATAGTCAAACTAGTTGTTTCTGTACTTCCACCATCCTTCAATTGATTCAATAAACTACTTACGGCCTCAAAATCCTGATGATTGGTATAAAACACTTCTTCTTGTTGAGATACTTCTGTATCTGTCAAAACCATTTTTGATTCGATTGGGGTACCACCACCTGTTCCATAATTTGAAGGGCACAAGTTAGTACTACTAATAGGTATAGCCGTAATGGAACCCCATCCTCCATTTGAAACATAGGTTAATACTTCATCTGGTTCATTCATATTGTAATAATAATCGATACTTGATAAACCATCATTTTTAAACTGAGGGTTTGTAGAAGAAAAAGTATTACCTGCCGGCATATTGGCACTTCCGATTAAGCTTCGAATGCTAGCATCAGGAGCTACATAAAAGTCTATGGTATTATTCTGATTTATATTACAATTATAAGTTAAACCAAAATTCACCTCTTTTGATTTCCAAAGCTGATTAACTCCTTCCGCCTGATTACCCACCGTTAAACCAGTAAACTCATTTTTATAAATCTCTTCATATTCAGAAGCACAGTTATTAACCAAAACCCCAACCACATCATTACCCGATGGATTACTTTGTGATTCAAAGAATTTGTTTTCCTCAACAGTGAAATTAAAACATTCATTTAATTGAATACCTCTACCACTAGCATAGTTACATATTCCCTTTTCAAAGCTATTGCCATCAAAACCAACATAGAATTCATTGAAAAGAACAGTAGCTCCATTGGTGATCCCTGTAAAATAAATGCCATAATCATTAGCATCAAATAAAGAACTTTCAATATTTATAGCATATTGCAATTGATTGGAATTTGAAGATTCAATAGCTTTTTCGAAACCTAAAAATTCATTCTTGTCCCAGTGTTGAGGCAAACAGCCATCAGGGCCAGTCGCTCCATCACAAAAGCCATCTAAACGATAACCTGCATTTAAAGTATAAAGAGCATGACCATCAAATGCCGCATTATTAATAAACTTACACCCCTTTACTTGAACACCCCTAACTTCCCACATCGAAAGGAAAGTATGGAAAGGATTATCCAATATATAATCATTATCTGCTATAAATTCACACTGTCGGAAACTAGCAGCATAATTACTTTCTATACCAAAAACAGGATGAATATTTTTGTAAGACATAAAACATACTGATCGCCTATTATTTTTAAATGTAGTATTTGTAGCAGTTATCATTCCTCCAGAGCTAGAGTAATCACCCGATTTCCAAAGGCTAACAGCTTCATGGGCATTTTCAATTGTTGCATTTTGTAATACAACCTTACCCTGATATTGGGATTCTTGTGGTTGATCTTTTTGCCCCCAGACTTGTATTCCCTGCCATTTCTCTGCACAATTATTACTTAATTTGGCATTATTTACAATTAATTGAGCTCCAGGTTTTACAATAATCTTCGATAAAGAAGCCAGTTTAACATTGGCATTAATGGTTAATGTTCCTGAATTAATAATAACATCACTATCAATAACTCGTTCAGTATTCCAGCTGGCATTTCCACTAATTTCCATTGGAATGGGATTATAGGAACATGATTTATCATAAACCGCATTATTATATGAGTTCAATCGGAATCTTCCCCATTCGTTCATTGCTGCACTTCCTTCTGTATCCCATATAAAAATATCTGAATAAGAACTAGCAATTATTTCATTTTTCCCATTTCCATTTATATCCGCAATTAAAGGTATAGAGGCCGTATTATCACTCAAATACAAAGGCCAACCAACTACTGGATCCCCATTATACTTAAATGCATATATTTCACCATAATTTGATGTTAATATGATTTCACATTCATCATCTATCCCATCAATATCTGCAACTAAAGGTTGCAAACACCTACCTAAAAAACCTGTAGGAAGAACTTTATCTAAAACTTCACCACCTGTTTGATTCCATACTAACAATCTTTCATTATCTGCAATTAGTATTTCAAAAATACCATCCATATTTACATCCGCATAAGTAAAATAAGGTAGTTGATAGAAGTTTCCATAAGATATACTTAATGGAATATTATGATCATGATTATCCCAACCAGAAACCAAATTACCATTCGCTTCTAATGCATAAACGTAACCAACATAATTTTTTATTGACATAAATATAATCTCGAATTCCCCATCACCATCAATATCAGCAGCTATAACTGGGCAATCCATTCGCCCTGCATCTGTATATACTGGATTAGTATTGGCAACAAAATCGGACCCATCATGATTATAAATATAGATTCCTCCCTTGAGCCCAATTACAATTTCTTTGCTTCCATCATTATCCAAATCAACAGCAACAGGCATACTTACTCCATCATTATTTGAAGAATTATCCCCTGTATATATTGGATTAATGTAATTATTACCATTGCAATCAAGAACCTCTAGGTATGCTCCTTTTTGGTTTGGGATGATAATTTCAAGTGTACTATTGCCATCCAAATCGGCTAAGACTACACCATTAAAGTTTTTATAATTAATTTGTTTTTCCCACATTAAATCGGGTTTCCCAAAGGGGGCAATTATATCCTGATTTTTATAAGCATAGACCCTGTATTTAGTTGCATCAGATTCAGGATCTCCCATTCGGGTGGCAGAAACCACTTCCATTACACCATCGTTATCAATATCGCCCAGAGCAGGGGTACTGGTCATACTGATACCGATATTGGCAAAACCACTTACCGATGTTGGGTTATCATCAATATCGTAAAGCTCTTCTCCATCCTCTCTAAAGCCAAATATAGCTCCGATATTAAACCCATCTTCACCTTTACCTGTGTTAATAAAAATCTCCTGCTCACCATCATTTTCCAAATCAACTATATTAGGAGAACCCCATAGTGTTTTTCCATGCTCTTCATTTGAAACTGTAATTGGGAACCAATCTGGGTGACTCGCTAAAGAAGTCCAGGCTTGTTGTGCATCTGACAACTCACTTTCATTACCAGTCAAAGATATTGCTGATACTTTATAATAATATGATGTAAGCTCTTGCAAACCTATATCCTCAAATAAAGCAGAAGATAGTATACCAAAAGTATTCAATTTTACAAATTGACCATTTGGTGTATCACTTCTATATATATTATAGCCTAAAATATTTTCATAGGAAGTCCAAAACAAGTCTATACTTGTTGTCTTTCCTTTAAAGCCTATATTGATATTATCTATGTTTGGCTTATCAAGAAGATCAAAATCTAATGTCCATTGTTGTCCGAAATTATTGGTAACCTCTAGACTAAAAATCAAAGGTTCTGGTTCACCAGGATAATTATTGGCAACTGTAAAGTAGTAATCATTTGTATTTGTTTGATTATCATAAGAACTAATATTACCATAATTACCTTGATTCTGCATTATATTACTTACATAAGGTGAAGCTGATGTTAATACTGCCGTTACATTCTGCAATAAGGACGTGCTATTATTCAATAATTCCATGTTGAATTTTACATTTTCACCAGATTCAACGGTGCCATTTCCATTTGTGGTATAAGTAATTATTCTATTACCTTGCAACAGTTTTGGTGCCCTAACTTCCAAATATACATTATCAGTATAAGTATCCCCACTATTGTCAGTAATAGTGATAAGAAATTGTGCATTCTGATTTTCGGTAATATCATTATCCACAGTAAAAACAAAATTACTCTGCCCCCATGCACTCTGTCCACCACCAATATTACTATAAGAAGATTGATCAGTTTGAATATTTATGAAAGCATCTGCAGTGCTTATTGTAGCTTGAATACTACTGGAATAACTTTGTCCGGAATTACTTAGCTCAATACCTAAGTTGATAGTTTCACCAGCATCGATATTTTCATCCCCATTAATAGAGAGATCTGTAACAAAAAGATGAATACCATTATTACTAGTTACTTGTATTTGTTTTTCAACCGGCAGGCAATTTTTAGCAGTGAGTGTAGCATATAAAATTCCTGTGGTATTGGGTGTGCAATTAATATTTACACTAATATTACTCCCTGTACCAACTATATTTTCACGACTATATACTTCGTCTTCTTTATATAAACAAAGTACAGCCTCTACTCCCGTTGCTAGCTGACCAATGCTGATATTAATGACTTGTTCTCCAGTTTCTACACTAGTAGGTGTAGTTAATACCAATGGGTTTTGCAAATCGGGACTATCAGTCCAAACTGGCATTTCTGGATCTGCGGCTAAATGAAAATCGAAAAACTGTATTCTTCTTCTGTTATCTTTATAACTAGAACTAAAAAATATAGATTTTACGGAATTAAAT carries:
- a CDS encoding NAD(P)H-dependent oxidoreductase, which gives rise to MKKKKNILIINAHQYYKSSEGELNQHLVEFATTIFKEANHKVKITTIDTGYDIEEEAEKHEWANLIITQTPVYWFAGPWTYKKYIDEVFNKLIERRNIVISDGRSRHHNQQYGTGGTDHHKQFLLSSTWNAPQIAFDDTEQYLFQGKSLDEALIGITSVYKFCGFEILPGFACFDVKKAPQISNDLIRYKKILTNLI
- a CDS encoding phytase, giving the protein MKKKLNLLKYSMVVLLSINLISCGCKNNFDDEFPDVFASSQTTSVSSKGDAADDPAIWYNKKDASKSTIIATDKQKGLGVYNLHGDLLSFKAVGKINNCDVQYQLNIGNDQIDIIGGSNRTDNTVSIYRYNKQNSSVDSLALLKIPSLSEEIYGFCFYKNPDTQEIFSISIGKDGLLEQNLLYFDGQSIRYKNIRNYKFENQCEGLVADHENGTLFIGEEDFGIWKLNLRNRNSKKELVCDATIGKEIMADVEGLSIYFAKNGEGYLLASSQGNNSYAIFTRKSPHKYIGSFRIGEGKTIDGTCETDGIDVINLNMGNEYPNGFFIAQDGENKSNGKTNTQNFKLVPWEDIALSIQPPLLIDNQHKGF
- a CDS encoding C25 family cysteine peptidase, coding for MPGFDAPAFVGPLAGIYNVNAKYPNEVLSHTSSGFQSGVQMAALVYYPLQYNPITDKLYLTTQLEYRIIFSDAAHQPISPRRMSQQNYDKSKDYLKTQVENPIDIDIYFQLEKNDPVLSSPFMPDEFPNFNGQAVEYIIITNEALADGFQEIADWKTKKGVPALVKTVEWIYANYDGVDKPEKVRNFIIDAYQNWGTQYFMLGGDSDVVPVRYAWMSPFNSALDSRGPFVAADMYYACLDGNWNADGDATFGEANWNRENDGTFEQGDDDADLDQVDRLPDVYIGRIPVEDYMENQEYVELENFKTKFFEYIKTSQGNENNVLLFSSMGSINHLQPAFPSTVNFTTRYNTNNYDNMDVLAEFNGSGSNNTNYHIISGLGHGGPTSFAAADGSLNRAHMDALTNTDRGMIFCMNHCSTMPWDKNTVTEHFLTAENGGIAVTANTEINWSDMVSSHTKPFLQNLYDVDNIIGTSFNSVKSIFFSSSYKDNRRRIQFFDFHLAADPEMPVWTDSPDLQNPLVLTTPTSVETGEQVINISIGQLATGVEAVLCLYKEDEVYSRENIVGTGSNISVNINCTPNTTGILYATLTAKNCLPVEKQIQVTSNNGIHLFVTDLSINGDENIDAGETINLGIELSNSGQSYSSSIQATISTADAFINIQTDQSSYSNIGGGQSAWGQSNFVFTVDNDITENQNAQFLITITDNSGDTYTDNVYLEVRAPKLLQGNRIITYTTNGNGTVESGENVKFNMELLNNSTSLLQNVTAVLTSASPYVSNIMQNQGNYGNISSYDNQTNTNDYYFTVANNYPGEPEPLIFSLEVTNNFGQQWTLDFDLLDKPNIDNINIGFKGKTTSIDLFWTSYENILGYNIYRSDTPNGQFVKLNTFGILSSALFEDIGLQELTSYYYKVSAISLTGNESELSDAQQAWTSLASHPDWFPITVSNEEHGKTLWGSPNIVDLENDGEQEIFINTGKGEDGFNIGAIFGFREDGEELYDIDDNPTSVSGFANIGISMTSTPALGDIDNDGVMEVVSATRMGDPESDATKYRVYAYKNQDIIAPFGKPDLMWEKQINYKNFNGVVLADLDGNSTLEIIIPNQKGAYLEVLDCNGNNYINPIYTGDNSSNNDGVSMPVAVDLDNDGSKEIVIGLKGGIYIYNHDGSDFVANTNPVYTDAGRMDCPVIAADIDGDGEFEIIFMSIKNYVGYVYALEANGNLVSGWDNHDHNIPLSISYGNFYQLPYFTYADVNMDGIFEILIADNERLLVWNQTGGEVLDKVLPTGFLGRCLQPLVADIDGIDDECEIILTSNYGEIYAFKYNGDPVVGWPLYLSDNTASIPLIADINGNGKNEIIASSYSDIFIWDTEGSAAMNEWGRFRLNSYNNAVYDKSCSYNPIPMEISGNASWNTERVIDSDVIINSGTLTINANVKLASLSKIIVKPGAQLIVNNAKLSNNCAEKWQGIQVWGQKDQPQESQYQGKVVLQNATIENAHEAVSLWKSGDYSSSGGMITATNTTFKNNRRSVCFMSYKNIHPVFGIESNYAASFRQCEFIADNDYILDNPFHTFLSMWEVRGVQVKGCKFINNAAFDGHALYTLNAGYRLDGFCDGATGPDGCLPQHWDKNEFLGFEKAIESSNSNQLQYAINIESSLFDANDYGIYFTGITNGATVLFNEFYVGFDGNSFEKGICNYASGRGIQLNECFNFTVEENKFFESQSNPSGNDVVGVLVNNCASEYEEIYKNEFTGLTVGNQAEGVNQLWKSKEVNFGLTYNCNINQNNTIDFYVAPDASIRSLIGSANMPAGNTFSSTNPQFKNDGLSSIDYYYNMNEPDEVLTYVSNGGWGSITAIPISSTNLCPSNYGTGGGTPIESKMVLTDTEVSQQEEVFYTNHQDFEAVSSLLNQLKDGGSTETTSLTIAAALPQDTWELRANLLGMSPYLSEDILKEASDRTDVLPESVLFEILSANPDELRNKNLMDHLENKEQPLPDYMINVLKQISTGMSAKTALVSQQSMHADLKDKAAQAIVKSIINKEEYNVVELRNWLGNLQKLESDKQIVGTYLYEEDYTSATSLLNMIPSLYELEGDDLQSFNDFKGLMNIQIGLGQQGKNIFNLSNADKAQLSDYANYSTGSAKYGAQSILSFVYGDEFCDCVSPVGKSDKGTESFSYTENDIASAIGLSVVVKPNPANVYASFDYELPIGYEKANISIINTEGEVVYQDKLTGSIGQLTLDVSNYKSGAYLYKIQVGKYTYTETLIVQ
- a CDS encoding DUF4395 domain-containing protein, yielding MSIFNFGKTIEGKSFKVLEERNLRASAGIMFLLGLVAFNQVYFRYNYVVASYVSGFLMLNFIIGIFINPRFAPTMFLARLFVRKQTPIYIGAVQKRFAWSLGLTLASTIFILSLFLQNDVSYFIPVCVLCVICLVLIFTEMAFGICIGCKLYYLALYLKLLKQPEEKPNCMGDSCEV
- a CDS encoding TonB-dependent receptor; translation: MKKISFLLMLLSLSFIINAQSTSVITGRILDDDKLPLPGANINIEALEIGTVSDVNGFYTLVQVPVGKQIITVSYIGYGSETKEVEIKVSENSEVNFKLTPGLLLNEVEIGYQLQGQAKALNQQKSNDNVTNIVASDQVGKFPDANIGDAIKRIPGINVQYDQGEARFGHVRGTEPRLNSVTINGDRMPSAEGDIRAVQLDLIPSDMIQTIEVTKTLSSDMDADAIGGSINLVTRSAPSSTRFSATLGSGYNIISNKPTLTASAIVATRFAKDKLGVVFSGSYYDNPLGSDNIEAEWEMDDNGNVYTTDFQVRQYEVQRIRKSASLAFDYKINEKHTITLSGIYNHRNDWENRFRRRYKDIEYNEEDGKWYTEISRQTKGGSNDNKSARLEDQRTMTGKLKGEHLLGNIKLDWSTSYAKASEERPNERYISYNAEDVEVIPNFTDPNKPSFMVDPEYADFNANYGLKELTEENQYTDEIDLKAKLNLEIPLMTGDFENRIKVGAKYRGKEKQRDNNFYEYEPLDEDSFNALAQQNLIDKTKDNFLAGDYQAGHFVDNEFLGNQNLGNLDYFDKSKVNEELAGNYNATEDITSAYIMLKQNLGRKLKATVGLRIENTSLESQGYSYDADEDELTQTPKATDSYTNVLPNLQLKYFLDDNQIIRFAYTSTLARPNYYDLVPYREVYMEDNEIKIGNPSLNPTTSNNLDLMYENYFKSIGLLSGGLFYKSISDFIIETELRDYEFEGHTWDKYSNTVNGGDATIFGAEIAFQRQLDFLPGALKGIGVYANYTYIYSEVKNFEIEGREDEKLSLPGTPENNLNASISWEHKGFSIRVSANWASAFRDSEGIGETEFYDKWYDQVFYLDINSYYAFAKHWKIFIDASNLTNQPLRYYQGHVDRMMQAEYYNTRITAGIKFDMFLDNE